Proteins from one Strix uralensis isolate ZFMK-TIS-50842 chromosome 14, bStrUra1, whole genome shotgun sequence genomic window:
- the HAND1 gene encoding heart- and neural crest derivatives-expressed protein 1, with translation MNLVGGYQHHHHHHHHHMLHDPFLFGPAARCHQERSYFPGWVLNPAEGTPELAGQSPSYGPAEYGPARQGRLEALSGRLGRRKGVGGPKKERRRTESINSAFAELRECIPNVPADTKLSKIKTLRLATSYIAYLMEVLAKDSQPGDTEGFKAELKKADGRENKRKRETLPEVYSQPLGHGEKKLKGRTGWPQQVWALELNP, from the exons ATGAACCTGGTGGGGGGctaccagcaccaccaccaccaccaccaccaccacatgcTGCACGACCCCTTCCTCTTCGGGCCGGCGGCGAGGTGCCACCAGGAGCGCTCCTACTTCCCCGGCTGGGTGCTCAACCCGGCCGAGGGGACCCCCGAGCTCGCCGGGCAAAGCCCGAGCTACGGCCCCGCCGAGTACGGCCCGGCCAGGCAGGGGCGGCTGGAGGCTCTCAGCGGCCGCCTGGGCCGGCGGAAAGGGGTCGGGGGACCCAAGAAAGAGCGACGGAGGACGGAGAGCATCAACAGCGCCTTCGCCGAGCTCCGCGAGTGCATCCCCAACGTGCCCGCCGACACCAAGCTCTCCAAGATCAAGACCCTGCGCCTGGCCACCAGCTACATCGCCTACCTGATGGAGGTGCTGGCCAAGGACAGCCAGCCCGGGGACACCGAGGGCTTCAAAGCCGAGCTCAAGAAGGCCGACGGCAGGGAGaacaagaggaaaagggagaCG CTGCCCGAGGTCTACTCGCAGCCTTTGGGCCACGGCGAGAAGAAGCTGAAGGGCCGGACGGGTTGGCCCCAGCAGGTCTGGGCTCTGGAACTGAACCCCTGA